A segment of the Candidatus Methylacidiphilales bacterium genome:
TTCCCGGAAACCTGCCCCACATCATGATTGTCAGCGACCGGCGCACCACCACGGGCGTGCCTTTTGTGATCCACAATATCGGCCGCGGCTCACAGGAGGAGGACCGGCTCTTCGCCTTTCCCCTTACGGGCCACTACCGCCTTACCCCCTCTGTTACACCATGAAGATGGTTCCTCTCGTCATTTTATTCCTCGTGGCATCCACCGCCCGCGCCGCGGATGCCCCGCCCATCCTATCGGTGACCACCCACTCAGGGAAAAAACAGCGGGAGGTCCGCCTGGTCCGCTTCGACAACGCCGCTTACACCCTCCGGGTCGTGGTGGATGCGGACGCGAACGGCCGCGTCGTTTCGGGCAATCTGGCCCGCGTGCTGGAAGCGACCGGGGGTCTGGCCGGCTGCAACGGCGGTTTTTTCAATCACCAACCCTTCGAGCCCTGTGCCCTGCTCATCCGTGGGGGAAAAACGCTGCGCGGGCCCATCAACGATGCGGCCAATTGGATGCATGGCGTCATCGCCGCGGAAGCCGGTCGCTTGCGTTTGATCCCCGTGACTTCCTTCGATCCCGCCCACCCTCCGGATGAGGCCCTCCAATCCGGGCCCTGGTTGATCCGGAACGGACGTCCTGTGGCCGGCCTGGACCGGCAGCGTTCGGCCCGTCGCAGCTTCATCCTCCATGATGGCGCAACCGGCTGGGCCCTGGGTGTGGCCGACGCCTGCACCCTGGCCGAACTTCCCGATGTTCTGCTCGATCCCGCGGTGACGGCCGTCCTGCCCACCCAATCGGCCCTCAATCTCGACGGCGGCCCCTCCTGCGCCCTCTGGAGCCGTGACCCCGCCTCGGCTCCGCTCCGCATCCGGTCCTTCGACTCGGTCCACAATTACCTGGTCATCTTCCCCCGCTGATTCCCCGGCTATTTCATCATTTCCGTGCCTTCCGGGAGAACGGCGTTAAAATCCCCTCATGTCGTTATCCATCGCCGATCTCGCCCGCGACGAATCCCTGCGGCGCACCCATTTTCCAGTCACCGCCCACCGCACCTTCCTCTCCCACGCCGCCGTCTCCCCGCTGCCCGCCTGCGCCACCCAAGCCCTGGACTGGTTCGGCCAACAGGCTTCTGAAGACCAACAGGAAGGACCGGCCGTTTTCCACCGCGTCCTCGGCACCCGGGTCGTCGCCGCCCAACTGCTCGGCTGCCAGGCTCAGGAAATCGCCCTCCTCGGCCCCACCGCCATGGGACTCAACCTCGTGGCTGACGGCCTCGACTGGCAACCCGGCGACGAAGTGGTTTATTACCGCGACGATTATCCCGCCAATGTCTACCCTTGGACCAAGCTGGCCGCCCGCGGGGTCCGGCCGGTTTCCGTCCGGCCGGAGCGTCCCGGGGAAATCACCTGGGAGGTGGTCGAGGCTTCCCTCACACCCCGCACGCGCTTGGTCGCCCTGGCCTCGGCCCACTTCCTCACCGGCTTCCGCATCGATGTCGACACCATCGGCCGCCGCCTCCACGAACGCGGCATCCTCTTCTGCCTCGACGCCATCCAAACCCTGGGGGCCTTCCCGCTCTCGGTGGAACACGTGGACTTCCTCAGCGCCGACTCCCATAAGTGGATGCTCGGCCCGCTCGGGGCCGGGATTTTTTATGTTAGGGAAAGCCTCTTCGACCGCCTCCGCCCGACCCACCTCGGGTCCTGGAATGTCTGGTCACCGAACTTCATCGCCCAGGAGGATCTGAACCGCTTTTATGAAGGCGGGAGACGGTACGAATGCGGTTCGCTCAACCTCCCCGGCATCCTCGGGATGCGAGCACCGTTGGAAATGATCCTCGCTCTGGGGGTGGGGGCGATCGCCGCGCGCATAAGGGAATTACGAAACCACACCCTGCTCAGGCTCGGCGCGGCGGATTGGCACCCGGTCTGGGGACCGGATCTGCCGGAGGCACATGTTTCGGGGATCATCACATTCCCCCTCGATGGCCGAAACCCCGAA
Coding sequences within it:
- a CDS encoding aminotransferase class V-fold PLP-dependent enzyme, yielding MSLSIADLARDESLRRTHFPVTAHRTFLSHAAVSPLPACATQALDWFGQQASEDQQEGPAVFHRVLGTRVVAAQLLGCQAQEIALLGPTAMGLNLVADGLDWQPGDEVVYYRDDYPANVYPWTKLAARGVRPVSVRPERPGEITWEVVEASLTPRTRLVALASAHFLTGFRIDVDTIGRRLHERGILFCLDAIQTLGAFPLSVEHVDFLSADSHKWMLGPLGAGIFYVRESLFDRLRPTHLGSWNVWSPNFIAQEDLNRFYEGGRRYECGSLNLPGILGMRAPLEMILALGVGAIAARIRELRNHTLLRLGAADWHPVWGPDLPEAHVSGIITFPLDGRNPEALVAKLAAARVSVAVRHNREGAPHLRVAPHFYSTEAEIDRLAEVLESS
- a CDS encoding phosphodiester glycosidase family protein, whose protein sequence is MKMVPLVILFLVASTARAADAPPILSVTTHSGKKQREVRLVRFDNAAYTLRVVVDADANGRVVSGNLARVLEATGGLAGCNGGFFNHQPFEPCALLIRGGKTLRGPINDAANWMHGVIAAEAGRLRLIPVTSFDPAHPPDEALQSGPWLIRNGRPVAGLDRQRSARRSFILHDGATGWALGVADACTLAELPDVLLDPAVTAVLPTQSALNLDGGPSCALWSRDPASAPLRIRSFDSVHNYLVIFPR